The Chromatiales bacterium DNA segment GCGCAATGCGTGAAATGTCACAACGGCCCGCTGTTCACGAACGGTGAGTTTCACAACACTGGCGTGCCGAACCCGACCGGCGATCGCGGCCGTGCGGGCGGCGTGGAGCAGGTGTTTGCCGACTCGTTCAATTGTCTGGGCGCATTCAGCGATGCCTCCGCGAGCCAGTGCCTGGAACTCGAATACGCGCTGCGCGATGCGCCACAGCTCGAAGGCGCGTTCAAGGTGCCGGGCCTGCGCAATGTCACACAACGCGGCCCGTACATGCACGCGGGTCAGTTCCGGACGCTTGCCGAGGTTGTCGATCATTACGATCGCGCGCTGCCGGCAACCACGGGCACCAGTGAGATTCTGCCCCTGAATCTCAGCGCGGAAGAAAAGCGCCAACTGATTGCGTTTCTCGCAACCCTCGAATCCCCGCCCGACGTGCATCCCGAATGGCTGACCGCGCCGCAGTGACGGTCGACGAGCAGCACGCAGCCGGGTTCCCGCCCGTCGCGAGAGCGGATGCGCGCATCCTGATCCTCGGCACCATGCCAGGCCGCGCGTCGCTCGCGGCGGGCCGCTACTACGCGTATCCCCACAATGCTTTCTGGCCCATCATGGGCGAACTGCTGGGTTTCGATTCGCAGGCAGGCTACGCGACGCGTTGTGCGGCCTTGCGCAAGGCGCGCATTGCGCTGTGGGATGTGCTGGCGAGCTGTCAGCGACCCGGCAGTCTGGATGCGGACATCGATCGCGATTCGATTCAGGCCAACGATTTCGCGGACTTCTTTCAGCGGCACCGCGCGATTCGCACGGTGTTCTTCAACGGCGTCGAGGCCGAGCGCCTGTTCACACGCCATGTTTTGCGTGCGGACCAGCCGTGGCCGACGCTGAAATTCCAAAGACTGCCCTCGACCAGCCCCGCGAACGCTTCCGTATCACGTACCGACAAGCTTGCCGCCTGGTCGGTGATCCGGGACGCGCAATCCGGCAAGCACTCGACAGACCCGCCCTAGCAGGTTGTTGAAAAACGCCCATCCATGGCCTTTTCAACGTCGCAACCGAAAAGCGCGGTTTTCGGTTGCTCA contains these protein-coding regions:
- a CDS encoding DNA-deoxyinosine glycosylase is translated as MADRAAVTVDEQHAAGFPPVARADARILILGTMPGRASLAAGRYYAYPHNAFWPIMGELLGFDSQAGYATRCAALRKARIALWDVLASCQRPGSLDADIDRDSIQANDFADFFQRHRAIRTVFFNGVEAERLFTRHVLRADQPWPTLKFQRLPSTSPANASVSRTDKLAAWSVIRDAQSGKHSTDPP